The region acattttctttttcctAATGTCATCGctcaaatgaaacaaaataaatgtaaagaaaattatcCCCTGCTCATCTCAAACAATTGATTCTTTGGAGTaggtttttttcttataatatattgtctCCGGGTGTAAAATGGTAAATTGTCGTAAAAATTTGGTTCAATTGTGGCGAAACATGGATAAACACtcgattgaaataaatattgacatatATAAATGCccttgtatttatatttcaataataatgataaaaatctcCATAAGCATTCATTGAAGAAAAATTTGGTAAATGACAAATCAATTTCTTTTATCCAAAGCTTtaccttattttttttttcaaaaacttctttaCTATTCACataaactgtttttaatgaaatcaatTTTCGTTTACGATATACATTCtattcacaataaaaatacttaaaataatagtctaatcaatttttaaacaataaacctTCAATTTACCTgtgtgaatttaatataataaggaataaaaatattaaattaaatacgtaCAAGTGataatcttttataaaatcatgCTAACTGACAATTTCAAATCGATCGCTAAACCTTGACACTGTTTGTATTAATGTCACCGATATTAATTTCGAATAAAACAATGTGTATTAAatgtttccaatattttatttcagtttagaGACTTCAGAGTTGCGACTGtgttttataaagtaaatacgTTCGTATTTATATGAAACTTTATACTTTGTTTGCTGAGCAAAACCTAGAAACGAGGGTAcagttaaattatgttataataattataatgatgtattatattatattaaagagCAAATATGGTTGAGTAAAATCAAAggtataatataacaatttaaaacacagAGGCCTCAGATgacgaattaaaattttcaaaaaccgCCTTACCGTTAGTAGCTGGCTTAACAAATGCAATTCCTTTGAAGTTCCAGACCGTGTAAACTAGTCGAAAAAAATGACATTATGAAAATGCCGTCTAATGGAAATTCTCATTTTCCTTCAAGTTATAAAATCACATTCAAATGTTATTCGGGGGTGAATTCAGAAGTTCGTAAATAAAGTGGAGAATTATTCGTTTTAACTTTCGGGATTTTTCGGTGCGTGCATTATGTGTCGGCAGGGAAAAATATGTAGGTCAGTCGGATGTTCCCGGTTTCACGCGGAATTCGAATTCGCTcactgttaaattttttacctttaaacTAGATTTCGTAGTTGAATCGTTTGATTTGATACGCTTCGATCCTCGATTTTGGAGCGGAGCTGAAAATTAATGCGTGCAAGCTCCGAAGCTATTGCCACGCGCAACGCAAAGTCCCCGGAGAAACTGACGCCGCAATTATTGTGAGTTTTTCCACGAATTTGTACTGGCGAAGTGCCTGAAAGGAGTTGAGAAACAAACCCTGTCGAGATTCAAATTGTTCCCTAAACTTGTTCCGGAACTTATTGATTcaacttgttttaaatatcttgggaaaataaaaagaaactgCGACAGCTTGAGTGACacgcgttttttttttatttttttataaataatagaatacaATGAAGACAATGGCGAAGGTTGAAAATGTGATGTCTCGATTGATTTTGTGcggttatttattattcaatatgatAATTGCCCCACATGAttcagattattatttttataaagtaattaacaCAGCAACCGggttattattgaattttgttgCATGACCGGTGGCGCTCACGCCATGGGTGATAATAGAAGCAATAAtacatttgttattaaaatcacGCAAGTtcgaaattttgaaagttCCAGTTACGGTCAAAAATTCTGTTAAAACACGTTTATaaccttatatttttattttattaagcactagagaataattgattaaaatgattctaatagtttaattagtactgaaattttatttcttgttatatattattattttgcacAAAAGAAACAAAACTGTCAACaaagcaaatttttaattgtatagaaaatattccataaaatgaaaactgaaaatggTGTGGTCGagtcataaaatttcattatactAATTTTCATGATGTTTACAGAAGCTCATTTATAAACAGTTGCACGGAAAATCTTTTTTATCGATTGGATATTGGGGCCCTTATTCATCCACTGCTGGTtacatttgaatataaaatttgcactgggattgtataattttgaaaatcattttataggTACTTTGTTTAATGGACATCAAAACGAACTGTCCAAAAAGTAGCTGAAAAAAAGCTGAAACAGTACCATTCAGTACTAGTGATAATTGGAGcttgaagtaaataaatataaaagtacaaaaaatgtagtttataaattaaaaatgtaataattcgATTTATAACGAACGcaatatgaaacaattttaatacgaGAAAAAAAAGTGCATTTGGATAACAGTATTatgtacttatttatttattttattttaacaagtttgtatacatttgaatttaattgttgttttcgaGTTGCCTCGAgcataaatagtaaataccAAACTAAACTCCacataaatgtttttccaataaaaatgcTCTGCCTAACCAGTGAAACCATACAGTACTGTATTGTGTGTTCGTAATGGACAACATTTTAGCAGAATCGAGAACAAAAGAGAATATGATATTTCCCATgtgtttttctataatttgtcTGCGTAATTATGTTACTTCGCCGGGCGTTTAAACAACGCTGCTGTTGTGTCCTGTGTGTATTTATCTCttgaaatcataatttattccataACTGGCACTGTTATCGTTTCACGCTAGTATCAATTGTTTGTATTGTATACCGttgtttaataacatttcTGCTTGTATCGACTGGTTTAACACGCCACATGCAACTGTACAACatcttcattttaatattgccAAACTATTTATGTCTCAGGCACTGTGTTGGAGAGATCCTGTGATGATGATCTAAATTATGGTGCTTAATGTGTATCTTTTTGGCCAATTTCGGATAACAATACAAATGAACTACATTTCTACAAACGACTTTTGGAAACACTTAATTTAATCCTAATGGGATTATTGCATGAGCCAGGACATCCTCACGCTTCGTGTTTTAACATCTTAATTACGATACTATTAGACTATTTTTCTTGTTCACGACAATTTACAAGTATAAGGGAAACTAACTTTTTGATAATATCCACTATAATAGGATTATATTCACGGTTATTCCGGTGTTTAAAGGTTTTTGATTGAGTTAGGTCATGCTAATTCGTATAATGATtaagttttgttttttatggaTCATGGagctgtattaatttatttatagcaaTGAATTAAGTTTATCGGAGAcacgattttattaaatatattgaatattaaagtaaactattataaatagaaaagaaattattaaaagttatgtaAGAAAGTAAAAACTAGCTATTAAATGCTTCATTGTTGGTAAATAGTTTAGCACTGAAACATTTGGTCAAAGTTGGAAAGGTCTGTGCAACAGAGTGTAGAGTGGATATTGATGTCCCTACCTTTAGTTATAAACCACACATACCATGATTTGTTGtcaaaaaacatgtttttgttCAGAAGAAGCAAACGAGACATGGTTTATCACGTCCAATGTTTCAGtcaatatttgatattgtaaattaaagacctctattatctttatttcttAAGACACCTTTTAATACACATTACCATATTGTGTTCATTAAATGGAGACTCCACGCTTTcattgttagtaaatatttaggcACTGATCCATTTGGATTGGAAGTTGAAAAGGTACTAAGTCTGAGGAACAGAATGTGTGTGGTTGTTGATGTACTCACCTTACTAGTATATATTgccattgtttttttaaagagTTTGACTAAGAATTGCAAAAATTTGCTTTTATCATCATGAATCGTCTTTAATATGTTCAAAAGAGGTAAACGGGACATTTACTAGTTTCCCACGTTCAATGTTTCAGTTAATATTTGTTGTCTTTATTTCTTAGGGCACTCTCCAATACACATTATTATactgtgtttattaatttagttaaactaGCTGTTAAATGAAGACTCCATCCTTTctttgttagtaaataatttagcaCTGAATCAGTTGGTTAATGTTGAAAAGATGCCATGACTGGGGAACTGAGTTTATGTGGATGTTGAAGTCTTCAACTTACTAGCTGATAGAACTGTCTTTGTTTCTTTGTGAGGAGTCATTTTTTGACTTTATTAGTTTATCTGttgttgtaaataaaagaCCTCTTATGTTTGTTCCTTAACATACTCTTCAATACATATTGTCATAGTGAATTCAACAACCTCAACTAGCTGTTAAAAGCAGATTCCACTGAAtgaatggaaaatattttagcaCTAAACTACTTGGTCAAAGTTGAAAAGGTTGTAAGTCTGGGAGTATCTCTTTGACAATTATTTCACTTATCAGCACAGCAACTTCCATTACTATTAGTATTCCTTGGAGTAACCtcataataatatactttCAACTCTGGATTACTTAAAAGAAAATGTCAGTCAATTGATCAGATCAAATATAATCATTTGCCTGGAAAAAGTTTTGATATCACCCACTAAATAGTAGTCCAAAACAATGTGAACCAATAATTTACCTAACAGAACACTTAATTTTAACCTAATGGGAATATTGCATGTAATTCCCAGACACcgatatgatttttaaagtgATGTGTCTCGAACTCTTCGTGACCGGCCCGCAAAATTCGTGCAAGCTCCCAGAGCCCATTATCACGGTTTGGTTATTATGCAAACTATTACGGATTGCGTAATTTTCCGAACGGCCTTGGCCATAAACTGCCGTCTTTTATCTCGCACCAGAAATCTGGAGGGATTTGCGAAAAAATTCCGGTGGCGATTCGAACTGTTGCCTTTATGGGACGTACGGTCGGTCCGACTTCATGTTTATTCATGATATGTCgtgtttgattttattatttcacttGGTTCTTAACTGTGGAGTTTTATGGTTAATGGATGAGATcggataaatatttcagatataaTGTACAGGAATTGTGAGAACTTGGTTTATAACGGTTAGATAATAATGCAAATCTACGCTTTCATAGCCTTAGATAACATCGATGAAGATCGAAACTGTGAGGAGTAACCttcgttaattaattgtgttattttttactCTGTACACACTTATATCTCAAATTTCacttcatttttaaatctcacAAAAGATTGAgagtagtaataaaatatgaattcttGGTAAACAAATTACAtcagatttttaatgatataataGTATatgaatgtataattatttaaataagccCTTCCTTTTGAAGTTCTCTGACTCTTCGACGTTGGAGGGTAGTTCGGCGTTCAAAGTTTCAGGCAGGAACATGGTGACCACAAATCCTATTATAGGCATAACTGCATAAATAGCAGCTGGTATTCGAGGATCATAGGATGACAAATTTTGTACGTAAGGTGCTATCATGGCAGCCATTCTTGCTGTAAGTGAGCACAAGCCCAATCCAGCGTTTCTTGCGGTTGTAGGGAACAGCTCTCCAGCGAAGATGTAGGCAATGCAAAATAACCCGAATATTCCAAACATGGATAGGGAGGCAAAAAGTGGCTGAATCCATTCGGGGTCTTCTGGACATCCAAGTAGTACGATCAAAGGGATAGCAGCAAATGCATTCATGGCCAAAGTTGTTCCTTTTCTTCCCCAAGAATTGCTAGTGAAAATGACAATTATTGTTCCTGGTATTCCAAGAAGGGCGGCTATGGCGTTGTTTGCAAATATGTTGCCCCCAAGTGTGCCAACGTATTGGGATACACCGAAGTAGCAAAATCCACAAATGAACCAATTAAAGCATATTCCTGCAGTGTAAAAGGCCATAATTTTGTGTGAACATAAAGCTGTTAAGTTTTCACGTTTTACGCCAACATAACCtgctataaatttttcacagtCGTCCTCAATCGTGTCTGTAGGATTGCCATTGCATTTTGTAGCTTTTGTTAGAGTTTTAACGGCTTTATCTTTCTTCCCTTTAGTCAAATACCATCTAGCGGACTCTGGCAGGAAACAGTAGTATGTTATAAGGGGCAACGTAGTAatggaaaaagaaaattgatatACTCTCCAATCTCTGAAGAGGTACGAAAACCCTGGTAAAGACAAATGACCCAAATTAAATGGTAGTTGATACAATGCGCCGAGAATTCCTCTTTTCTTTTGTGTCAGCCACTCAACCATTATTACAAAACTAACTACCATTTGTCCTCCAGTTCCAACGGTTgaaacaaacttcaaaaaacaGAAGACATAGAAATTGGGAGAAATACTTGCTAGGCTTCCTGCTACAGTTTGTAGTAAAATACATGTGGCAAGTGGATATTTTCGGCCAAATCTATCCGATACATATCCTGCCAACATGTTTCCACATAGTATGCCGAACATGGTGATAGTTTGCGCAACATTCGCTAAATTACTTCTTTCACATACCAAGTCCCATTCTGTAATGATTGTCGAAGTAAAAATTTCTGTATTGTATTCATATCCATCGCAATTTTCTAAACATTGGCCAATGTCCGAGTCATTTGCACCTGCACATTTGAAGTCTACGGTTTTTGGTGCCAAAAATATTATCGAAATTTGATGTTGGGCTACAGAGAACTTcgacaaaaatatgtaaataacgaAGAGCAACTGAAATTTTCCCCATTCACCAACATTTTTGATTACTGGATCTTCTGCCATAATAAAACTGCTGGCATTGATGTACAGTGTAGAGTGACAAATTATCTTGACTTACTTTTGACAATTGATAGAACGTTTCTGTAGTAACTCGACTGTTTATATGCATCTGTACAGTAAGCAACAATTCGactaaatgtattatttaacaagACCATTCTTTGGGTGTGCACCATCAACAGATTCAATCGTTAATATCgaagtcaaaatttattttcttcgttaattgaataaattcatgaaGTACATAAACATAAAGCATTTATTGTATACATAAAATACGATATAAAAGTCCCATCTATTTCCCACAAGATATgctatataatttcattaaaaatgccGTTATGGgttcttttacttttttcataaACTCGTTCGGTATTTTATGTAGtgaccttttatttttaatctattacGGATTTGGAGACCAAAAAGTTTGTCGAGATTTATGACACTGATCCGCTGGAGTTAAATATGTAAACCATAAATGTCCAAACATGtgcttttttgtgttttagtcGGCGACCTATCGTTTAATGTCAGGTTATTTATAACGTTTTATAGCCTTTAATTAgactagaaaaattatttgataaattaatt is a window of Aethina tumida isolate Nest 87 chromosome 7, icAetTumi1.1, whole genome shotgun sequence DNA encoding:
- the LOC109603514 gene encoding organic cation transporter protein, giving the protein MAEDPVIKNVGEWGKFQLLFVIYIFLSKFSVAQHQISIIFLAPKTVDFKCAGANDSDIGQCLENCDGYEYNTEIFTSTIITEWDLVCERSNLANVAQTITMFGILCGNMLAGYVSDRFGRKYPLATCILLQTVAGSLASISPNFYVFCFLKFVSTVGTGGQMVVSFVIMVEWLTQKKRGILGALYQLPFNLGHLSLPGFSYLFRDWRVYQFSFSITTLPLITYYCFLPESARWYLTKGKKDKAVKTLTKATKCNGNPTDTIEDDCEKFIAGYVGVKRENLTALCSHKIMAFYTAGICFNWFICGFCYFGVSQYVGTLGGNIFANNAIAALLGIPGTIIVIFTSNSWGRKGTTLAMNAFAAIPLIVLLGCPEDPEWIQPLFASLSMFGIFGLFCIAYIFAGELFPTTARNAGLGLCSLTARMAAMIAPYVQNLSSYDPRIPAAIYAVMPIIGFVVTMFLPETLNAELPSNVEESENFKRKGLFK